CTTGAAGATAATTTAATACTTTCTGAATATTTCTATCATGACAACTGCGTTGATAGGCATCATAACCAGCGATTGCCTGCGCAAGCCCAGGAATATAAATTGATAAGGCAGATTTAGCGGTACTTGTTAGTGATTTGAATAAGTCTTTTTCTCTATCTGTCAATTCCATATTATTTTATCTAATTAAGTTCAATCGAGAGCTTCATTCAATAATTGTGACATCACAGCTATTAGCTTTACCAGTCAACTTTAGAATCAAGCGCTTTTAACTCCAACCCTTCAATCTCCTGCAACGATTTCCCGGCAATGCCTTGCAAATCACCGTACATGCCGACCGTTGCCGCCATCACACGTTCGATCTGTTCTTCGCGTTTGGCCCATTGTTTCATGATGGCTTTGCGTTCTTTATCGAGGTCTTCCTGCATAGTGGAAAAGGCTTCGACGATTGCTTCGACGCGTTGGCGGAAGCGCGGGCCGGTGAGGTATTGGTAGACCATTTCGGTTTTGCTTTGCTGGCCTTCGGAGGATTGGCGCGCCAACGCGATTTCCAGCAAGGATTGGCGCAGAATCATGGCAACCGGCAACGCCGC
The Elusimicrobiota bacterium DNA segment above includes these coding regions:
- a CDS encoding DUF2130 domain-containing protein, which encodes EPVPKGEFGGDVLHRVIGSGGQIGGTLLWEFKRTKNWSDAWLVKLRDDQRAAKAEVAVIVSHTLPKGVETFELIEGVWVTHPRAALPVAMILRQSLLEIALARQSSEGQQSKTEMVYQYLTGPRFRQRVEAIVEAFSTMQEDLDKERKAIMKQWAKREEQIERVMAATVGMYGDLQGIAGKSLQEIEGLELKALDSKVDW